The DNA window agaaataagctctaaaattctcaatcctgtttgattggacttcgcctccaaaggtgattgtggtgtttcggcactcggttacacaagtTTGAGTAATAGTCTAAGAGTGAAAGAAAAAGTGGTTCAATTGTTCTTCTATTGGTGTTGCAAGTTTATGTAAATGTGCAATTCTCATACCGCAGGAGGACCAAACCTGGGTGTCAGTGCGGAAGATTTTATGAAGACTGATTGACCAAAACTGATTGAAAAATTCAAACCCTAGCAATTTGTGATATAATGTGTGTCAATCGCCGAAAAGTAGGCTTACTTGTCCAATATAAAACTAGAAAATCGTTTTCTTGTAATTTTTAATCTTTTTCATGCCAGCCCAAACTGCTATTTAAATGAATAACAGTGCAAATATGTGCAAACCTCGGGTTTACCAGAACTGCATATCAAATTAAAAAGTCAAGTAAACAGCATAACAGTGCGTTACATTTAATTTGTCTCACGTTGCGTCAAATTTCAGTCAATAGTCTGATAGATTGCACGTGACTATCACACACTTTTATTTTCCGAAACTTCAGAAGTTTGAATTTATAGTGTGTagtaagaacaaaaacaaagtaGTTGCTTTGAACAGTGGTTTAGCCAATCATCCATTGATACTACACAATATAAACCTTTTAGAATCAACAAGAAACCATAAGCTTAAAAAGATAAAGTTGTTTTCTCCATGATTCTCATTCGTTTTGATTTTAATTGTTTTTCTTCCATTATCAgcagcacaaataagaaatttAAGGAATCTAGTAGTATAGGATCTCCACGACtcctgaaaatgaaaatgacaaaCTTGCTCCTCCTCTCTTTGGTGACCTTGAGCTGTTTGCCCTTGACCTCTGGACAAGATCACGTGATCTCGTCGTCCTGGCGACGGCTGAGCGGTCAGGACCTGGCGGTCAGTGGTTACGAGGTGTGGGTGCGGGGGAGGTCTAAGGTGGAGTGTATCAGGGAGTGTAACAAGTACAGTCACTGCACCTCCTTTGTCTTCAACGTCTCCTCTCGCACCTGCTACCTGCAGCCTGCTCTGGACAACACCGTTAACACTGCAAGCCTGGGACAGGTGTATGTTCTCACAGgtaagacaccacacacacggcACCCTTGGGAAAGAGTGTAGGTTATTAACGCGGGTAATACAACAGCACACTGCCCATCTTGGGCAAACTTATGCATGTTTTCACAGTTAGCTGGTTTGGTTGTGTTGAAACACATGTTTTATTGTACGAATAGAGCCAAAGAAATATCCACACTTTTTAGGAGACTTGTGTTTTGAATGTACTTGGCATCTTATTTTGAAAAGTTTACTTCTTTTCCTAGAGTTTGCTCTGTTTCCACCCAGAAAATCTTATTTCCATAAATAATTGCAACCACAATTTAATTCACTCAAGATCCCGTATGCACCGTGCAAGACGCACCAGTGATCAACGGAAGTGTAACCTGGACACGAACACTGACGTCACTGAGAGGGGAAGTGACGTGCTTTGAAGACTTCATGAACACCACCAGTGACGTCACTTTGCAGTGTAAAGCTGACGGGTCGTGGGAGACTGTGGGCGACTGTGTGCAACATGTATGGAGAAATCCGGTGGGTGGATTCAGTCACTCTAACTaagtaactaactaactaactgacagactaactgactgactaactgactCACTGACTCACTGACTTACGAACTAacacagggcggggatgtagctcagtcggtagtgcgctggatttgtagcgtaagttcgtccccacgttcggcgagagatttatttctcagagtcaactttgtgtgcagactctcctcggtgtccgaacacccccgtgtgtacacgcaagcacaagaccaagtgcgcacgaaaaagatcctgtaatccatgtcagagttcggtgggttatagaaacacaaaaatacccagcatgcttcctccgaaagcggcgtatggctgcctaaatggcggggtaaaaacggtcatacacgtaaaagccgtgggagtttcagcccatgaacgaacaaacaaaaaaacactaactaactaattaactaactaattaactaactaactaactaactaactaactaaccaactaAGGAACCGACTAGGTAAATAacttactaactaactaactaattgACCCATTAACTAAGTAACTAAGTAAGTAACTTCCTTcctgccttccttccttcctcccttccttccttcttgacttacttacttactcactcactcactcactcgctcactcactccctCACTCCCTTACTCCCTCACTCACTaactcactcacgcactcactcactaactcgctcactcactcgctTCCTTACTTACTGTCTCACCTTCCTTTATGCGTGTGTGCGCTTTCGTGGGTTTGTGCATgcgttcgtatgtgtgtgtgtgtgtgtgtgtgtgtgtgtgtgtgtgtgtgtgtgtgtgtgtgtgtgtgtgtgtgtgtgtgtgtgtgtgtgtgtgtgtgtgtgtgtgcatgcgtgcgtgcgtgtgtgtagcgTAGTGAAGAGGCGaggtgtgggtgggggtgtttCAAGTCAATAAGTTGTCGCGATAATTTTGAAGTTCTTCTTGTTGGAAATGTTACTGTGTTTCAGTATTATATTAAAAGTTCAATTCTAACGACAATCTGTCAATGCACATATATGTATAACTGACCGACATTACGGTATGCTTGAATCTTGACTTCGTATTTCAGCCACCTTCGCTGTTTCCCCTGACCTTGCCCTTCCCCGTGACCAGCGGCTGGTCAGTGTGTATGGAGGGAGCGGCCACCGCACCCCGCAGGTCAGGTcaactctctcactctctctggcCGCTTCAAGCACGCTTTAATATTGTTGTATCTACATTTGAAAAAGAAACAATTGTTCACTTGTCATTCCGTGCTCTATGTCTAATGATTTTGTGCAGAGCGAACGCTGCCTTTGCCCAACCCCACTTCGTGTCAGCTACCTCCTGAACAATAATGATGACACGCTTCTGGTCAGAATGTATACATACTCGTTTGAGTAGTGGACAGGTTTTGGTGAGAAAAATGTATACTTTAGTTCATCAACTTTATGAATAAACtttgacaatttatttttgcatATAAATATTGAATTATTAAAATAAATATTGATATTTTTCAACAGGAGAAATGCGTattcgtttttttgtttaatcGAAAATGACATGAAAAACAAGTGTCGGTAGTTTTTAGCATGGATGGTGGACATGCTAGTTCATACAGTCAAGCGTTTGCGTTCGTAACGTGTTTCTCT is part of the Littorina saxatilis isolate snail1 linkage group LG6, US_GU_Lsax_2.0, whole genome shotgun sequence genome and encodes:
- the LOC138969223 gene encoding uncharacterized protein, with amino-acid sequence MILIRFDFNCFSSIISSTNKKFKESSSIGSPRLLKMKMTNLLLLSLVTLSCLPLTSGQDHVISSSWRRLSGQDLAVSGYEVWVRGRSKVECIRECNKYSHCTSFVFNVSSRTCYLQPALDNTVNTASLGQVYVLTDPVCTVQDAPVINGSVTWTRTLTSLRGEVTCFEDFMNTTSDVTLQCKADGSWETVGDCVQHVWRNPPPSLFPLTLPFPVTSGWSVCMEGAATAPRRFNFDLMVDKQNRPLHVSFLFNYVGMTDTIYMARQVGGSNLGSKTHTPIPFSVGQPFHIRIMPSAAATYQLFVDNVSTTNFPQVANMPPTDVTQITVLFDVNVTLLDVWCQW